A region of Acetonema longum DSM 6540 DNA encodes the following proteins:
- a CDS encoding AI-2E family transporter, whose amino-acid sequence MVLHAKIRVGILLVLFGSALYLLWMVRGSLYPFLFALLMAYLLNPAVCWFEQHGVKKRLWAILLVFALMLVLAVIAGSKVLPLFIRELDGFARDLPRISAQMQQTIKDVEWQYQNTALPHSIRLVIDQQRGALENLVRQTIADVFAAIITLATHGISLIISPILAFYLLHDWQEIKEKFYGLIPAKWRPEMTSFLTEIDAVFNGVIRGQIIIAALVGILVTVGLMVLKIKYAILIGVLAGVLDVIPYFGAVIGAVPAVVVGLLESKWLAVKVVVLFFLVHQFESCVISPRILSEKTGLHPVSVIFFLFLGGELAGIPGMLLGVPAAAVIKVVLRHAIKLLI is encoded by the coding sequence ATGGTTTTACATGCAAAGATTAGAGTCGGCATCCTACTGGTGCTGTTTGGGTCGGCGCTGTATTTGCTTTGGATGGTCCGCGGCAGCCTGTATCCTTTTCTCTTTGCCTTGTTAATGGCTTATTTGCTCAATCCTGCGGTCTGCTGGTTTGAACAGCACGGTGTAAAAAAACGGCTTTGGGCGATATTGCTGGTTTTCGCGTTGATGCTGGTCCTGGCGGTAATTGCGGGCAGCAAGGTTCTGCCGCTGTTTATCCGGGAATTGGATGGATTTGCCCGGGATTTGCCCCGGATATCCGCCCAAATGCAACAGACAATTAAAGATGTGGAGTGGCAGTACCAAAATACGGCGCTGCCCCATTCCATCCGGTTAGTGATTGATCAGCAGCGCGGTGCGTTGGAAAATCTCGTCCGGCAAACTATTGCCGATGTTTTCGCCGCTATCATTACTCTGGCGACTCATGGTATCAGTCTGATAATCAGTCCGATCTTGGCCTTTTATTTGTTGCACGACTGGCAGGAAATCAAGGAAAAGTTCTATGGGCTCATACCGGCAAAATGGCGTCCGGAAATGACCTCGTTTTTAACGGAGATTGACGCGGTTTTTAACGGCGTGATCCGCGGGCAGATTATTATTGCGGCTCTGGTAGGAATTTTGGTGACCGTCGGTCTTATGGTCCTGAAAATTAAATATGCCATCCTGATCGGAGTGCTGGCCGGAGTCCTGGATGTAATCCCTTACTTTGGCGCGGTGATTGGCGCCGTGCCGGCAGTTGTGGTTGGTTTGCTGGAATCGAAGTGGCTGGCGGTCAAAGTCGTGGTATTATTTTTTTTGGTGCATCAATTTGAAAGCTGTGTTATCAGTCCACGGATACTGAGCGAGAAAACAGGACTACATCCGGTTTCCGTGATTTTTTTCCTGTTTCTTGGCGGTGAACTGGCTGGAATACCCGGGATGCTGCTGGGGGTTCCTGCAGCTGCCGTGATTAAAGTGGTTCTCCGACACGCCATTAAGCTCTTGATCTAA